A stretch of the Flavobacterium sp. 5 genome encodes the following:
- the fabG gene encoding 3-oxoacyl-[acyl-carrier-protein] reductase, whose translation MKLLEGKVAIITGASRGIGKGIAEVFAKNGANVAFTYSSSVESAEALENELNALGIKAKGYKSNAADFNEAQTFVDAVLAEFGTVDILINNAGITKDNLLMRMSEADFDQVIDVNLKSVFNMTKAIQKTFLKQRSGSIINISSVVGVSGNAGQTNYAASKAGAIGFTKSVALELGSRNIRCNAIAPGFIETEMTAKLSEDVVKGWREGIPLKRGGSTEDVANACLFLASDMSAYITGQVLNVCGGMLT comes from the coding sequence ATGAAATTACTAGAAGGAAAAGTAGCCATTATTACTGGCGCAAGTCGTGGAATTGGAAAAGGAATTGCTGAAGTTTTCGCTAAAAATGGAGCAAATGTTGCCTTTACTTATAGTTCATCTGTAGAGTCTGCAGAGGCTTTAGAAAACGAATTGAATGCTTTAGGAATTAAAGCGAAAGGATATAAATCCAATGCAGCTGATTTTAATGAAGCACAAACTTTTGTAGATGCAGTTTTGGCTGAATTTGGAACTGTTGATATTTTGATAAACAACGCTGGAATCACCAAAGATAATTTATTAATGAGAATGTCTGAGGCTGATTTTGACCAAGTTATCGATGTGAATTTGAAATCAGTTTTTAATATGACAAAAGCGATTCAAAAAACATTTTTAAAACAACGTTCAGGTTCAATTATTAACATTAGTTCTGTTGTTGGTGTTTCTGGAAATGCAGGTCAAACGAATTATGCTGCTTCTAAAGCTGGTGCTATTGGTTTTACTAAATCGGTAGCTTTAGAGTTGGGTTCACGTAACATTCGTTGTAACGCAATCGCTCCAGGGTTTATTGAAACTGAAATGACAGCAAAATTAAGTGAGGATGTTGTAAAAGGATGGAGAGAAGGTATTCCTTTGAAACGCGGTGGTTCTACTGAAGATGTTGCTAATGCTTGTTTATTCTTAGCGTCAGATATGAGTGCTTATATTACTGGACAAGTATTGAATGTTTGTGGAGGAATGCTTACTTAA
- a CDS encoding LysR family transcriptional regulator, with protein sequence MDFRLKVFFTVATRLSFTKAAAELFITQPAISKHIQELEEEYKIKLFERNGSKITLTNAGEVLLKHTKNIFEIYREIDFDMSTFLNERKGLLRLGASTTISQYIIPPLLARFHQKLESVKVSLLNGNTEQIEHALLNKEIEIGIVEGQSKNQSIKYTQFIKDELVLVCNVNHPLVKKKEVSPADFKSLRFVVREQGSGTLEVIEYALKPFHIKIDDLQVEMQLGSTESIKSYLLNSDCVAFMSIHAISKELKNKELQIIDVDNLTIERYFYIITLQGKSESLSELFIKNISSYYNLKL encoded by the coding sequence ATGGATTTTAGACTAAAAGTATTTTTCACTGTGGCAACTCGCTTAAGTTTTACTAAAGCTGCTGCCGAATTATTCATTACACAGCCCGCTATTTCCAAACATATTCAGGAACTCGAAGAAGAATATAAAATTAAACTCTTTGAAAGAAACGGTTCTAAAATCACACTTACAAATGCTGGAGAGGTATTACTAAAACATACCAAAAACATCTTTGAGATTTATCGAGAAATAGACTTTGACATGAGTACGTTCCTTAACGAGAGAAAAGGTTTGTTGCGACTCGGAGCCAGTACTACGATTTCTCAATATATTATTCCGCCTTTATTGGCACGCTTTCATCAAAAGCTGGAATCTGTAAAAGTGAGTTTGCTCAACGGAAATACAGAACAAATAGAACATGCATTATTAAATAAAGAAATCGAAATTGGAATTGTCGAAGGACAGTCCAAAAATCAATCGATAAAATATACGCAATTCATTAAAGATGAATTGGTTTTGGTTTGCAATGTGAATCATCCATTAGTTAAGAAAAAAGAAGTTTCTCCTGCAGATTTTAAATCCTTGCGTTTTGTTGTGCGTGAACAAGGTTCAGGAACACTTGAAGTTATTGAATATGCTTTGAAACCTTTTCATATTAAAATTGATGATTTACAGGTTGAAATGCAATTGGGAAGTACTGAAAGTATAAAATCATATCTGTTAAATTCTGATTGTGTGGCTTTTATGTCCATCCATGCAATTTCTAAGGAATTGAAAAATAAAGAATTACAAATAATTGATGTTGATAATTTGACTATTGAGCGTTATTTTTATATTATAACGTTACAAGGAAAATCTGAGTCTCTTTCAGAATTATTTATTAAAAACATTTCGAGTTATTATAACTTAAAGTTATAG
- a CDS encoding YeiH family protein translates to MKSNTINSPYFFKIDVTVQQIIFALLIILCLFPVISPPIALFLGLIVANVFGHPFLHLNHRATTILLQVSVVGLGFGMNVHSAVAAGKEGFLFTIGSIVATITLGTLLGKWFKIQKKISHLISCGTAICGGSAIAAIAPVIQSDEKQTSVALGVIFILNSVALFAFPVIGHWLQMSQNDFGLWCAIAIHDTSSVVGAANKYGAEALQVATTVKLARALWIIPVALITSVVFKNKASKVKIPYFIGLFILAMVCNTYFSPITAVAPHFVSIAKAGLTVTLFLIGAGLSSTVLKSVGVLPLLQGIILWVSIAVGTLLAILYF, encoded by the coding sequence ATGAAATCGAATACTATCAATAGTCCTTATTTTTTCAAAATCGATGTAACCGTACAGCAAATAATTTTTGCTTTACTAATAATCCTTTGTTTGTTTCCTGTCATTTCGCCACCAATTGCTTTGTTTTTAGGTTTGATTGTTGCTAATGTTTTTGGTCACCCTTTTTTACATCTAAATCATAGGGCGACTACTATATTGTTACAAGTTTCTGTTGTAGGATTGGGTTTTGGTATGAATGTTCATAGTGCTGTAGCTGCAGGAAAGGAAGGTTTTCTTTTTACGATTGGATCAATTGTTGCCACAATTACTTTAGGAACTTTGTTGGGAAAATGGTTTAAGATTCAAAAGAAAATATCTCACCTTATCTCTTGTGGGACCGCTATTTGTGGTGGAAGCGCTATTGCTGCAATTGCCCCAGTTATCCAATCGGATGAAAAGCAAACTTCGGTGGCATTGGGAGTAATATTTATACTTAATTCTGTTGCTTTGTTTGCATTTCCTGTTATTGGACATTGGCTGCAAATGTCACAAAATGATTTTGGTTTGTGGTGTGCCATTGCTATTCACGATACGAGTTCTGTTGTTGGAGCTGCTAATAAATACGGTGCAGAAGCTTTGCAAGTGGCCACGACGGTAAAATTGGCTAGAGCGTTATGGATAATTCCCGTCGCTTTGATTACTTCAGTAGTTTTTAAAAATAAGGCTAGTAAAGTGAAGATTCCCTATTTTATTGGATTGTTTATTTTGGCAATGGTTTGTAATACTTATTTTTCTCCGATAACAGCTGTTGCTCCTCATTTTGTTTCTATTGCTAAAGCAGGTCTTACTGTTACTTTATTTTTGATAGGAGCAGGGTTGAGTAGTACTGTTTTAAAATCAGTTGGAGTATTACCATTATTACAAGGCATTATACTTTGGGTGAGTATTGCTGTTGGTACTTTATTAGCGATTCTATATTTCTAA
- a CDS encoding YoaK family protein, which yields MFKHQGKNRTSKHNLRLAILLSFVAGIVNVTGVLAVKTLTTNVTGHFAFFAEEVTKHDYQEAIIFLIYTLFFLAGAFTSNFLAELVSEKKQHLSHLPAIVIEFIILITLGLFGNQPNFYLFGGKWIAFGLLFAMGIQNALVTKISRSTVRTTHLTGLFTDLGIELSQLFFYKKEEERKALKTSIYLRLSIITFFFLGCFCGGFIYVYLALKTLFIAASFLLIALYYDHILLNIIAIKRKKLPF from the coding sequence ATGTTTAAACATCAAGGCAAAAACAGAACTTCAAAACATAATTTACGCCTTGCCATATTATTATCATTTGTAGCTGGCATTGTAAATGTAACTGGAGTTTTAGCTGTAAAGACTCTAACAACAAACGTTACTGGACATTTTGCCTTTTTTGCAGAAGAAGTTACCAAACACGACTACCAGGAAGCAATTATATTTTTAATTTATACGCTATTTTTTTTAGCAGGTGCTTTCACTTCCAATTTTTTAGCTGAATTGGTTTCTGAGAAAAAACAACACCTTTCCCATTTACCAGCAATAGTCATTGAATTTATTATTTTAATTACTTTAGGATTGTTTGGTAATCAACCAAATTTCTATTTATTCGGAGGAAAATGGATAGCCTTTGGACTTCTTTTTGCTATGGGAATACAAAATGCATTAGTAACCAAAATATCACGATCTACCGTTAGAACGACACACTTAACAGGGCTTTTTACCGATTTGGGAATAGAGCTTTCACAATTATTTTTCTACAAAAAAGAAGAAGAACGAAAAGCTTTAAAAACCAGTATTTATTTGAGACTTTCCATTATCACGTTCTTCTTTCTAGGATGTTTTTGTGGCGGATTTATATATGTCTATTTGGCATTAAAAACTTTATTTATTGCAGCTTCCTTTCTGTTAATTGCTCTTTACTACGATCACATTCTGTTGAACATCATTGCCATTAAACGCAAGAAATTACCATTTTAG
- a CDS encoding zinc dependent phospholipase C family protein, whose translation MKNFKLKQRVLTFSAIGVAFVSLSWGIFGHEHINNAAVMALPKPIQTFFYNHIDFITQEATVPDLRKYTLRDKAEGPRHYMDVENFGSLDSVPHSFEDAKKKYTEKFLNDNGFVLWYIQEIMTKLTKAMKDKRKTEILFLAADLGHYIGDANMPLHTSANHDGQLTNQKGIHAMFESRMPEMFGKDYNFYTGEAKYIDNVEKATWDMIKDSHSQVEPLLLIDRKLRESFAKDKIFQMDEKGNVAKNKYGDMIYSKEYVTQLHTALNGMVEKQMRKAIVSIANFWYTAWVNAGKPNLEDLDSKEMTNRNKKNLKKDLKLWKAGKLFGLESENDF comes from the coding sequence ATGAAAAATTTTAAATTAAAACAAAGAGTTCTTACTTTCTCTGCAATTGGTGTTGCTTTTGTCAGTTTGTCTTGGGGTATTTTTGGCCACGAGCATATTAATAATGCAGCTGTAATGGCATTGCCAAAACCAATACAGACCTTTTTTTATAATCATATTGATTTTATAACTCAAGAAGCAACAGTTCCAGATTTACGTAAATATACTTTACGCGATAAAGCAGAAGGGCCACGTCATTATATGGATGTTGAGAATTTTGGGTCATTGGATTCTGTTCCGCATTCATTCGAAGATGCTAAGAAAAAATATACTGAGAAGTTCTTAAATGATAATGGTTTTGTATTATGGTACATTCAGGAAATAATGACCAAGTTGACCAAAGCTATGAAAGATAAAAGAAAGACTGAAATTTTATTTTTAGCGGCCGATTTGGGGCATTATATTGGTGATGCTAATATGCCTTTGCATACTTCTGCGAATCATGATGGACAACTTACGAATCAAAAAGGAATTCATGCTATGTTTGAATCTCGTATGCCTGAAATGTTTGGTAAAGATTATAATTTTTATACAGGCGAAGCTAAATACATTGATAATGTTGAAAAAGCGACTTGGGACATGATAAAAGATTCTCATAGTCAGGTAGAACCTCTTTTACTTATCGATAGAAAACTACGCGAATCATTTGCAAAAGATAAAATATTTCAAATGGATGAAAAAGGGAATGTGGCTAAAAATAAGTATGGTGATATGATTTATTCTAAGGAATATGTAACTCAACTTCATACGGCTTTGAACGGAATGGTTGAAAAACAAATGAGAAAAGCAATCGTTTCTATTGCTAATTTTTGGTATACTGCATGGGTTAACGCAGGAAAACCAAATCTAGAAGACTTAGATTCAAAAGAAATGACTAATCGTAATAAAAAGAATTTGAAAAAGGATTTGAAACTTTGGAAAGCAGGTAAGCTTTTTGGTTTAGAAAGCGAAAATGATTTCTAA
- a CDS encoding LTA synthase family protein has product MNFLKKFSPFYNLAIFYIIVSFVLRIVLMFHPITQTSFIFIDSLKIFTIGFLSDLFVFVIATGFLWLYLIFISNSKYYKPYGYIIFGLLVALLLYIASGKTILNEYGGALPKIGMIFVGLKTILFGLLLFLPKYRTKIRFWLFTFVIFLYVVLILQNGISEYFFWNEFGVKYNFIAVNYLVYTNEVIGNIMESYPVIPLFSTLFLIAGIVTYFIIKRTRNYIDAIPTFTEKIKISAIYLVLFGISLLAIPYLAKKENSQNVFTNELQANGMYRFYLAFMNSELDYFKFYKTLPENEAFALLRKQIPSISGVSTLRQIKSDSIETHKNVVLITIESYSADFMKMYGNEQNITPFLDNLAQQSLLFTNLYAVGNRTVRGLEAVTLCFPPTAGESVVKREDNKKKFSTGSVFKERDYNVKFLYGGDAFFDNMEDFFTGNGYDIVDKKSFTPEEITFANIWGVCDEDMANKAIKIMNAEARDGKPFFNHWMTVSNHRPFTYPNNKIDIPGDAKSRDGGVKYTDYALKKFFEMASKQPWYKNTVFVILADHCASSAGKTELPVDKYRIPAMIYSPGFIQPQKYTNVMSQIDIMPTLFGLLNFNYQSKFYGQDVLKPDYKPRALIATYQDLGLIKDNILTILSPKQTVKQFQLTLKPDQKTASDFQIYYDQVPLKTERTDLVNDAVSYYQTASDILKKKKYQELK; this is encoded by the coding sequence ATGAATTTTCTAAAAAAATTTTCTCCTTTTTACAATCTAGCAATTTTCTATATTATTGTTAGTTTCGTTCTGCGAATTGTTTTAATGTTTCATCCGATAACACAAACTTCTTTTATTTTTATAGATAGTTTAAAAATATTTACAATAGGATTCCTTTCTGATTTATTTGTATTTGTAATAGCTACTGGATTTTTATGGTTGTATCTTATTTTTATATCCAACTCAAAGTACTATAAACCTTATGGTTACATTATTTTTGGACTATTAGTAGCGCTTTTACTTTATATAGCTTCTGGAAAAACAATTCTAAATGAATATGGTGGTGCTTTACCAAAAATAGGAATGATTTTCGTTGGCCTTAAAACTATATTATTTGGGTTATTACTTTTTCTACCAAAATACAGAACCAAAATTAGATTTTGGCTATTCACTTTTGTAATTTTTTTATACGTTGTTCTTATCCTTCAAAACGGAATTAGCGAGTACTTTTTTTGGAATGAATTTGGAGTTAAATATAATTTCATAGCTGTAAACTATTTAGTTTACACTAATGAAGTTATCGGGAACATCATGGAATCTTATCCAGTAATTCCTTTGTTTTCGACTTTATTTTTAATCGCTGGAATAGTGACTTATTTTATTATTAAAAGAACTAGAAACTATATTGATGCAATCCCAACTTTTACAGAAAAAATAAAAATATCGGCAATTTATCTTGTCTTATTTGGTATTTCCTTATTAGCCATCCCTTATCTAGCCAAAAAAGAAAACTCTCAAAATGTTTTTACCAATGAATTGCAAGCTAACGGAATGTATCGTTTCTATTTAGCATTCATGAATAGTGAATTGGATTATTTTAAATTTTACAAAACTTTACCAGAAAATGAAGCTTTTGCTTTATTAAGAAAACAAATTCCATCCATTTCTGGTGTATCAACTTTAAGACAAATCAAAAGTGATTCCATTGAAACTCATAAAAATGTAGTTTTAATTACCATAGAAAGTTACAGTGCCGATTTTATGAAAATGTATGGCAACGAGCAAAACATAACTCCATTTCTTGACAATCTTGCTCAACAAAGTTTATTGTTCACCAATTTATATGCCGTAGGAAACAGAACAGTTCGCGGACTTGAAGCAGTAACCTTATGTTTTCCCCCTACTGCTGGTGAGAGTGTTGTAAAAAGAGAAGACAATAAAAAGAAATTTTCTACTGGATCTGTTTTTAAAGAAAGAGATTATAACGTGAAGTTTCTATATGGAGGAGATGCTTTCTTTGACAACATGGAAGATTTTTTTACTGGAAATGGTTATGATATTGTAGATAAAAAATCATTTACTCCCGAAGAAATTACTTTTGCAAATATTTGGGGCGTTTGTGACGAAGATATGGCTAATAAAGCAATAAAAATAATGAATGCAGAGGCTAGAGATGGTAAACCTTTCTTTAACCATTGGATGACTGTCAGTAATCACCGTCCATTTACCTATCCAAATAATAAAATTGATATTCCTGGTGATGCAAAATCTCGCGATGGTGGTGTAAAATATACAGATTATGCCTTGAAGAAATTCTTTGAAATGGCTAGTAAACAACCTTGGTATAAAAACACCGTGTTTGTAATCTTAGCTGACCATTGCGCTTCAAGTGCAGGTAAAACGGAACTTCCTGTGGATAAATACAGAATTCCTGCTATGATTTACAGCCCAGGTTTTATTCAGCCTCAAAAATATACAAATGTAATGTCACAAATTGATATTATGCCAACACTATTTGGATTATTGAATTTCAATTATCAAAGTAAATTTTACGGACAAGATGTTCTGAAACCAGATTACAAACCAAGAGCTTTAATTGCAACCTATCAGGATTTGGGATTAATAAAAGACAATATTTTGACTATTCTTTCTCCAAAACAAACTGTAAAACAGTTTCAATTGACTTTAAAACCAGATCAAAAAACGGCTTCAGATTTTCAAATCTATTATGATCAGGTTCCTTTGAAAACCGAAAGAACAGATCTTGTTAACGATGCTGTATCGTATTACCAAACTGCTTCAGATATACTGAAGAAAAAGAAATACCAAGAATTGAAATAG